In the genome of Acidimicrobiales bacterium, the window ATCCACCCGCCGTCGAGACGAATGCCGTGCTCGACGTCGTAGTGGCCGTCCACGTAGGGCTCGGCGATCCACGTTCCCTCAAAGTTGGCCGGATCCACGGTGGCCCCCACGTGCAATGAAGCAGCGGCCACCAAGTCGCCACCCCACGTGTCGTCCACGGTGTGGGGCCGCCGGGCCGCCGCACACACGTCGCGCACGGCCCGCATGGCGCTGATGCCTCCGACCCGACTGACCTTCATACCGAACCCGTCGGCCACCCGCTGCCCAATAGCCGCCACCACCGCGCCTAGGTCAGTGGCCGACTCGTCCAGGTAGATCGGGTGGCAGACCTTCCCGACCAACGAGGCGTTCTCCTCATAGGTGTCGCATGGCTGTTCGATCACCATGGGGATGTCCCGGCAGGCCTGTGACACCTGAATGGCGTCTCGGGTAGCCCACCCCTTGTTCGCATCCGCGGCTAGGCGCACACCGGGACGCAGCGTGGCGGCCACGGCTCGAAGCGCCGCGACGTCCTCCTCTACCGGTCGACCACCGACCTTGAGTTGGATCCGGAAGAAGCCCTCGGCCTGGCGGGCGTCGGCATCGGCGGCCGAATCCTCCGGTGAGGCGATCAGGACCCCATGGTAGGACGGCACCCGCTCGCGCACGGCCCCGCCCAGTAGGTCGCACACCCGCACCCCGTACGCCTTGCCGGTGGCGTCCCAGCAAGCCACGTCCACGGCGGCCTTGGCGTACCGGTGCCCCATGAGGGCGGCGTCCATGGCCGCCTCCACCCGGCCGACTGCCGTCGGGTCCAGTCCAAGGAGGTGCGGGACCAGTTCGGCCAGTGCGGCCCGGGCCCCCAGGGCGTGCTGGGGCTGGTAGGTCGATCCCAGAGGGCAGGTCTCTCCGTAGCCCACGGTTCCGTCGTCGCACTGGAGGCGAACGATGGTCGTGTCCAGGTGCCAGACGTCCTGCACCGCCATCCGGTAGGGCGCACCCTCCACGGGTCCCCTCACGGGCAGGTCGTGCTGGAACACGTCAATGGCGACAATCTTCATCGGCCAGCTCCCAGGTTCGGCTCAGACCGGGGCGTCGGACCCCGGCGACGGCGCGGACGGTAGCAGCGGGCCTGCCGCCGATGTTCCCCAGTAGGTCCGTCAACGCTCCCCTGCGACCCAAGGACTTTCCCTTGGATACAGGAGTTTCCTCGCAGTAGGTGCTTTTCTTGAATCAAGCGGCACTTATCACTACTCTGACGGACGGTCTCATGGGGGCCCGTACGCGGGCGCTCTGGGACACACCAGTGGGGTGCGGTACTGACCCCCAACCAACAGAGGGGAAAAACGTTTCATGTTGAAGCGATTCATCGTCATTCTCGCCGCCTTGGCGATGGTGGCATCGGCCTGCGGGTCAGACAGCGACGACGCCGGATCGAGCGGAAGCAGCAGCGCCGCCTCGTCCAGCGACAGCAGCAGCGACAGCAGCACCGACAGCAGCAGCGACAGCAGCAGCGACAGCAGCAGCGACAGCAGCAGCGACAGCGCTGCGGCTGATTCCAGCGATCCGATCAAGCTGCCGATCCACAACTGGTCC includes:
- a CDS encoding mandelate racemase/muconate lactonizing enzyme family protein; translated protein: MKIVAIDVFQHDLPVRGPVEGAPYRMAVQDVWHLDTTIVRLQCDDGTVGYGETCPLGSTYQPQHALGARAALAELVPHLLGLDPTAVGRVEAAMDAALMGHRYAKAAVDVACWDATGKAYGVRVCDLLGGAVRERVPSYHGVLIASPEDSAADADARQAEGFFRIQLKVGGRPVEEDVAALRAVAATLRPGVRLAADANKGWATRDAIQVSQACRDIPMVIEQPCDTYEENASLVGKVCHPIYLDESATDLGAVVAAIGQRVADGFGMKVSRVGGISAMRAVRDVCAAARRPHTVDDTWGGDLVAAASLHVGATVDPANFEGTWIAEPYVDGHYDVEHGIRLDGGWIDLPPGPGLGITPDESLWGDPVLSFS